From the genome of Vicia villosa cultivar HV-30 ecotype Madison, WI linkage group LG2, Vvil1.0, whole genome shotgun sequence, one region includes:
- the LOC131653118 gene encoding SPX domain-containing membrane protein At4g22990-like isoform X1, translating into MVAFGKKLKDRQIQEWQGYYINYKLMKKRVRQYAQQIQLGTLDRRHVLKDFSRMLDNQIETIVLFLLEQQGLLASRIAKLGEVHNDLQQEPEINKITELREAYRAVGQDLLNLLYFVEINAIGLRKILKKFDKRFGGRFTDYYVKTRANHPYSQLQQVFKHVGIGAVVGALSRNLHELQDRQGSYLSIYDQPSLPLQDPVVDSINAAVDRLSYSTNFLNFLAQHALILQDDLPTPSEEHVDDERYHFMSLMLNLANTFLYMVNTYIIVPTADDYSTSLGAAPTVCGIVIGAMAVAQLFSSVYFSAWSNRSYFRPLVFSSIALFLGNVFYACAYDVHSIWILLIGRLFCGLGSARAVNRRYISDCVPLKIRMQASAGFVSASALGMACGPALAGILQTNFKIYNLTFNQNTLPGWVMAVAWLVYLVWLWISFKEPSHDVEENQAPPNQSNDAENGALEKGLKQPLLITSDDKVDEDIDQDYDDSEEAPEESRLPANSIGSAYRLLTPSVKVQLLIYFMLKYVMEILLSESSVVTTYYFNWTTSTVAIFLACLGLTVLPVNLVVGNYISNMFEDRQLLLTSEIMVFIGVLLSFHVFFPYSEPQYICSGLLVFVSAEVLEGVNLSLLSRVMSSRLSRGTYNGGLLSTEAGTIARVIADATITLAGFLGQSRLLNVTLLPSLLISVLSIIATCYTYNSLY; encoded by the exons ATTGAAACAATTGTGCTTTTCCTGTTGGAGCAACAAGGGCTTTTGGCAAGCAGGATAGCAAAGCTTGGAGAGGTGCATAATGATTTGCAGCAGGAGCCTGAAATTAACAAAATAACGGAACTGCGAGAAGCTTATAGAGCAGTTGGACAAGATCTATTAAACCTGCTCTATTTTGTAGAGATCAATGCGATTGGCTTGCGAAagatattgaagaagtttgataaacGCTTTGGTGGTAGATTCACTGATTACTATGTCAAAACTCGTGCAAATCATCCTTACTCCCAGCTGCAACAAGTGTTCAAACATGTG GGAATAGGTGCTGTTGTGGGAGCCTTATCTCGCAATCTTCACGAGCTTCAGGATCGTCAGGGGAGCTACTTATCAATTTATGATCAGCCTTCTCTTCCTCTCCAG GATCCCGTGGTTGATTCGATAAACGCAGCTGTTGATAGGCTATCCTACTCAACAAACTTTCTTAACTTTTTGGCACAACATGCACTCATTTTGCAAGATGACCTTCCTACCCCTTCCGAGGAACACGTTGATGATGAAAGATACCATTTTATGTCTCTTATGCTGAACTTGGCAAACACATTTTTATATATGGTCAATACATATATCATTGTTCCTACAGCAGATGATTACTCTACGAGCCTTGGTGCTGCGCCAACGGTTTGTGGTATTGTTATTGGGGCAATGGCTGTTGCACAGTTGTTTTCTTCTGTGTATTTTAGTGCATGGTCAAACAGATCATACTTTAGGCCTCTTGTGTTCAGCAGCATAGCTCTTTTCCTCGGAAACGTCTTTTATGCTTGTGCTTATGATGTTCATTCAATATGGATTCTCTTAATCGGTCGCCTGTTTTGTGG aTTGGGTTCTGCCAGAGCTGTTAACCGGCGTTATATCAGTGACTGTGTTCCGCTCAAAATCCGCATGCAAGCATCAGCTGGTTTTGTTAGTGCCAGCGCTCTTGGAATGGCATGTGGTCCTGCGTTAGCTGGCATACTTCAGACTAATTTTAAGATTTACAACCTTACGTTTAATCAAAATACCTTGCCCGGGTGGGTTATGGCTGTTGCTTGGCTAGTATATCTGGTATGGTTATGGATTTCTTTTAAAGAACCTTCTCATGATGTTGAAGAGAATCAAGCACCACCAAATCAGTCAAATGATG CAGAAAATGGTGCACTTGAGAAAGGCCTAAAACAACCATTACTAATTACTTCGGATGATAAGGTAGATGAAGACATTGACCAAGATTATGATGATAGTGAGGAAGCTCCAGAAGAATCTCGCCTACCAGCCAATTCAATTGGATCGGCATACCGACTACTTACACCTTCTGTAAAG GTTCAGTTATTGATATATTTCATGCTTAAATATGTAATGGAGATTTTACTATCTGAATCTAGTGTCGTCACTACATACTATTTCAACTGGACAACAAGCACTGTTGCAATTTTTCTTGCTTGCCTTGGCTTGACAGTTCTTCCTGTaaaccttgttgttggaaactACATAAGCAACATGTTTGAGGATAG GCAACTTCTGTTGACATCAGAAATTATGGTATTCATAGGAGTTTTACTCAGTTTCCATGTATTCTTTCCATATTCTGAGCCACAATACATTTGTTCGGGTCTCCTTGTATTTGTTTCTGCCGAAGTACTGGAAG GTGTCAACTTGTCACTACTTTCACGTGTCATGTCATCAAGGCTTTCTCGTGGAACCTACAATGGCGGACTTCTATCTACGGAGGCCGGAACAATTGCAAGAGTGATTGCTGATGCTACCATTACCTTGGCTGGATTTTTGGGTCAGAGTAGGCTCCTTAATGTTACCTTGCTTCCTTCACTCTTGATTTCAGTACTCTCTATCATAGCAACCTGCTACACCTACAATTCTTTATACTGA
- the LOC131653118 gene encoding SPX domain-containing membrane protein At4g22990-like isoform X2: MVAFGKKLKDRQIQEWQGYYINYKLMKKRVRQYAQQIQLGTLDRRHVLKDFSRMLDNQIETIVLFLLEQQGLLASRIAKLGEVHNDLQQEPEINKITELREAYRAVGQDLLNLLYFVEINAIGLRKILKKFDKRFGGRFTDYYVKTRANHPYSQLQQVFKHVGIGAVVGALSRNLHELQDRQGSYLSIYDQPSLPLQDPVVDSINAAVDRLSYSTNFLNFLAQHALILQDDLPTPSEEHVDDERYHFMSLMLNLANTFLYMVNTYIIVPTADDYSTSLGAAPTVCGIVIGAMAVAQLFSSVYFSAWSNRSYFRPLVFSSIALFLGNVFYACAYDVHSIWILLIGRLFCGLGSARAVNRRYISDCVPLKIRMQASAGFVSASALGMACGPALAGILQTNFKIYNLTFNQNTLPGWVMAVAWLVYLVWLWISFKEPSHDVEENQAPPNQSNDENGALEKGLKQPLLITSDDKVDEDIDQDYDDSEEAPEESRLPANSIGSAYRLLTPSVKVQLLIYFMLKYVMEILLSESSVVTTYYFNWTTSTVAIFLACLGLTVLPVNLVVGNYISNMFEDRQLLLTSEIMVFIGVLLSFHVFFPYSEPQYICSGLLVFVSAEVLEGVNLSLLSRVMSSRLSRGTYNGGLLSTEAGTIARVIADATITLAGFLGQSRLLNVTLLPSLLISVLSIIATCYTYNSLY; this comes from the exons ATTGAAACAATTGTGCTTTTCCTGTTGGAGCAACAAGGGCTTTTGGCAAGCAGGATAGCAAAGCTTGGAGAGGTGCATAATGATTTGCAGCAGGAGCCTGAAATTAACAAAATAACGGAACTGCGAGAAGCTTATAGAGCAGTTGGACAAGATCTATTAAACCTGCTCTATTTTGTAGAGATCAATGCGATTGGCTTGCGAAagatattgaagaagtttgataaacGCTTTGGTGGTAGATTCACTGATTACTATGTCAAAACTCGTGCAAATCATCCTTACTCCCAGCTGCAACAAGTGTTCAAACATGTG GGAATAGGTGCTGTTGTGGGAGCCTTATCTCGCAATCTTCACGAGCTTCAGGATCGTCAGGGGAGCTACTTATCAATTTATGATCAGCCTTCTCTTCCTCTCCAG GATCCCGTGGTTGATTCGATAAACGCAGCTGTTGATAGGCTATCCTACTCAACAAACTTTCTTAACTTTTTGGCACAACATGCACTCATTTTGCAAGATGACCTTCCTACCCCTTCCGAGGAACACGTTGATGATGAAAGATACCATTTTATGTCTCTTATGCTGAACTTGGCAAACACATTTTTATATATGGTCAATACATATATCATTGTTCCTACAGCAGATGATTACTCTACGAGCCTTGGTGCTGCGCCAACGGTTTGTGGTATTGTTATTGGGGCAATGGCTGTTGCACAGTTGTTTTCTTCTGTGTATTTTAGTGCATGGTCAAACAGATCATACTTTAGGCCTCTTGTGTTCAGCAGCATAGCTCTTTTCCTCGGAAACGTCTTTTATGCTTGTGCTTATGATGTTCATTCAATATGGATTCTCTTAATCGGTCGCCTGTTTTGTGG aTTGGGTTCTGCCAGAGCTGTTAACCGGCGTTATATCAGTGACTGTGTTCCGCTCAAAATCCGCATGCAAGCATCAGCTGGTTTTGTTAGTGCCAGCGCTCTTGGAATGGCATGTGGTCCTGCGTTAGCTGGCATACTTCAGACTAATTTTAAGATTTACAACCTTACGTTTAATCAAAATACCTTGCCCGGGTGGGTTATGGCTGTTGCTTGGCTAGTATATCTGGTATGGTTATGGATTTCTTTTAAAGAACCTTCTCATGATGTTGAAGAGAATCAAGCACCACCAAATCAGTCAAATGATG AAAATGGTGCACTTGAGAAAGGCCTAAAACAACCATTACTAATTACTTCGGATGATAAGGTAGATGAAGACATTGACCAAGATTATGATGATAGTGAGGAAGCTCCAGAAGAATCTCGCCTACCAGCCAATTCAATTGGATCGGCATACCGACTACTTACACCTTCTGTAAAG GTTCAGTTATTGATATATTTCATGCTTAAATATGTAATGGAGATTTTACTATCTGAATCTAGTGTCGTCACTACATACTATTTCAACTGGACAACAAGCACTGTTGCAATTTTTCTTGCTTGCCTTGGCTTGACAGTTCTTCCTGTaaaccttgttgttggaaactACATAAGCAACATGTTTGAGGATAG GCAACTTCTGTTGACATCAGAAATTATGGTATTCATAGGAGTTTTACTCAGTTTCCATGTATTCTTTCCATATTCTGAGCCACAATACATTTGTTCGGGTCTCCTTGTATTTGTTTCTGCCGAAGTACTGGAAG GTGTCAACTTGTCACTACTTTCACGTGTCATGTCATCAAGGCTTTCTCGTGGAACCTACAATGGCGGACTTCTATCTACGGAGGCCGGAACAATTGCAAGAGTGATTGCTGATGCTACCATTACCTTGGCTGGATTTTTGGGTCAGAGTAGGCTCCTTAATGTTACCTTGCTTCCTTCACTCTTGATTTCAGTACTCTCTATCATAGCAACCTGCTACACCTACAATTCTTTATACTGA
- the LOC131653119 gene encoding uncharacterized protein LOC131653119, with amino-acid sequence MSVAKLQASDTLDVMRTEDGIENIIRQAIGKEPFFYFPRVSDSPGQLIPFLHAFDPQGVSNVFSEYPGWPLLYPLKVPTEKCEKCSQEFCSTLNYRRHLPVHHRFKKLDKDTSKTRELLGAYWDKLSVEEAQEVVSFENVMLEEVPGSSVLHALIALTQKQGFFFLLPSYLRAGGALLDIVQSKPSSFPIPSQELFSILDDASEGTFLLGTTASMQKSVFPGGAGKIGLEPKNVVACSSFLLEQILVKAWLADKDAESLRCQKQLVEEEEAAQKRQAEILKKKRQKKLRQKEQKAKEQRNKLEVDTKENIDSTMKTVSPAETSLDTYDFEAQNPEESAKNTPHVPPQSPDINDGTNGDTQSGNDFGADLNIQQSQCEVDYQSRAIAIWHQLPKFSQHTASDQLTNKNPPILNSEVIQKDGTRHDQRADGTFNAGKAWHGKPKPEIDTMVVKTVTKTEPDLVKDHELLIGTRHDQRADGTFNAGKAWPGKPKPEIDRMVLKNVTKTEPDLVKGHDQRADGTFNAGKAWHGKPKPEIDTMVLKTVTKTEPDLVKDHELLTGTCHDQRADGTFNAGKAWHGKPTPEVDTIVLKTVTKTEPDLVKDHELLIGSISVNLANCSQSEGNVVASQEKCLIEKEVAVQEKCLIENTVDKQNSSQNKPKKPDLRTSENNQSIVKPSIAVSQFETKDPLPVQSGGMEDDAVNRNEVCQNLPRISSYGSCFENKVPNTESKIDPVKQKFSIQAAREFLAKRWEEALSSDHVELVISLDSEHSGNQEAKEDDTWLSTTKASKSKYRGKAKKGTNHKEKTKKY; translated from the exons ATGTCAGTTGCAAAACTCCAGGCCTCTGACACTCTGGATGTCATGAGAACGGAAGATGGAATAGAAAACATAATCAGACAAGCAATTGGCAAAGAACCTTTCTTTTATTTTCCAAGGGTCAGTGACAGCCCAGGACAGTTGATTCCATTTCTTCATGCTTTTGATCCGCAAGGTGTTAGCAATGTTTTTTCAG AATATCCAGGTTGGCCTTTGCTCTATCCTCTGAAGGTTCCGACGGAAAAATGTGAGAAGTGTTCTCAAGAATTCTGCTCAACCCTTAACTATAGAAGACATTTACCTGTGCATCACCGATTCAAAAAGCTTGATAAG GATACTTCAAAAACTAGGGAGCTTTTAGGGGCATATTGGGATAAG CTCTCGGTAGAAGAGGCGCAGGAAGTTGTATCGTTTGAAAATGTGATGCTGGAG GAAGTTCCAGGGTCTTCGGTTTTGCATGCTTTGATAGCTCTTACTCAAAAACAAggattcttttttcttcttccgTCTTATCTGAGGGCCGGCGGTGCCCTATTG GACATTGTTCAATCTAAACCTTCCAGTTTTCCTATACCTTCCCAGGAGTTGTTCAGTATCCTTGATGATGCTAGTGAAGGAACATTTTTATTGGGGACAACAGCGTCAATGCAAAAATCTGTTTTTCCTGGAGGGGCTGGAAAAATTGGTCTTGAACCGAAAAATGTAGTGGCTTGTTCAAGCTTCTTGCTAGAACAGATATTG GTTAAGGCATGGCTTGCTGACAAGGATGCTGAATCACTGAGGTGCCAGAAGCAATTGGTGGAGGAGGAAGAAGCTGCCCAGAAAAG ACAAGCtgagattttgaaaaagaaacgcCAGAAAAAGCTTAGGCAAAAAGAACAGAAGGCTAAGGAACAGAGAAACAAGCTTGAGGTAGATACTAAAGAGAATATTGACAGTACAATGAAGACAGTATCACCAGCAGAAACATCTTTGGATACATATGATTTTGAAGCTCAAAATCCAGAGGAGTCTGCAAAGAACACTCCACATGTACCTCCTCAATCCCCTGACATCAATGATGGAACAAATGGGGATACCCAGTCAGGAAATGATTTTGGTGCTGATCTGAATATTCAACAGTCACAATGTGAAGTTGATTATCAAAGCAGAGCAATTGCCATATGGCACCAGCTGCCAAAATTCTCCCAACACACTGCGAGTGATCAGCTTACAAACAAGAATCCTCCAATTTTAAATTCTGAAGTCATTCAGAAAGATGGAACCCGCCATGATCAGAGGGCAGATGGTACATTTAATGCTGGTAAAGCGTGGCACGGAAAGCCAAAACCTGAAATTGACACGATGGTTGTGAAAACCGTAACAAAGACTGAACCAGACCTTGTAAAGGATCATGAACTGTTGATAGGAACCCGCCATGATCAGAGGGCAGATGGTACATTTAATGCTGGTAAAGCATGGCCTGGAAAGCCAAAACCTGAAATTGACAGGATGGTTTTGAAAAACGTAACAAAGACTGAACCAGACCTTGTAAAGGGCCATGATCAGAGGGCAGATGGTACATTTAATGCTGGTAAAGCATGGCACGGAAAGCCAAAACCTGAAATTGACACGATGGTTTTGAAAACCGTAACAAAGACTGAACCAGACCTTGTAAAGGATCATGAACTTTTGACAGGAACCTGCCATGATCAGAGGGCAGATGGTACATTTAATGCTGGCAAAGCGTGGCACGGAAAGCCAACACCTGAAGTTGACACGATTGTTTTGAAAACCGTAACAAAGACTGAACCAGACCTTGTAAAGGATCATGAACTTTTGATAGGATCTATATCTGTCAATCTTGCCAACTGCAGCCAATCAGAGGGTAATGTGGTGGCATCCCAAGAAAAATGTTTGATTGAGAAAGAGGTGGCAGTTCAAGAAAAGTGTTTGATTGAGAATACGGTGGACAAGCAGAATAGTTCTCAGAATAAACCAAAGAAACCTGATTTACGTACTAGTGAAAATAATCAGTCAATTGTTAAGCCTTCCATAGCAGTTAGTCAGTTTGAAACTAAAGATCCACTTCCAGTTCAAAGTGGTGGCATGGAAGATGATGCAGTTAATAGAAATGAAGTTTGTCAGAACCTGCCAAGGATTTCTAGCTATGGAAGTTGTTTCGAAAACAAAGTTCCCAATACCGAGAGTAAAATAGATCCAGTAAAGCAAAAGTTTTCGATTCAAGCTGCTAGAGAATTTCTTGCAAAAA GATGGGAAGAAGCTCTCTCATCAGATCATGTGGAATTGGTTATTTCCCTTGACTCTGAACATTCTGGGAACCAGGAAGCAAAAGAAGACGACACGTGGCTTTCAACCACCAAAGCTTCTAAATCCAAATACAGAGGGAAGGCTAAAAAGGGAACCAATcacaaagagaaaacaaaaaaatactaa